One Fusarium poae strain DAOMC 252244 chromosome 4, whole genome shotgun sequence DNA window includes the following coding sequences:
- the ATG4 gene encoding Cysteine protease atg4 (MEROPS:MER0013559~BUSCO:27542at5125), whose amino-acid sequence MQRVMANVDLAPYRRIVQIFWDPEPTNDVVHDQPVWCLGRSYRLNGKKNTKADDHHPQTPPSVLKVEAEIQEAHDTVQPPNRPTNAPDTPPDSISSSFSSSLAYEAPVDDGGWPTGFISDFESKIWMTYRSEFEPIARSTNPQATSAFSLSMRLKSQLGDQSPFSSDSGWGCMIRSGQSLLANAIAMVRLGRDWRRGESAEEECRLLKDFADDPRAPYSIHSFVRHGASACGKYPGEWFGPSATARCIRALTNSHESSIRVYSTGDGPDVYEDEFMKIAKPPGEDFHPTLVLVGTRLGIDKITPVYWEALIAALQMPQSVGIAGQVLSTHGRPSSSHYFIGAQGSFLFYLDPHHTRPALPYHEDPAEYTSEEIASCHTSRLRRIHVREMDPSMLIGFLIQNEADWQELKRNVKHVQGKSIIHITDRKAVLGGSSEGRQSAIDEVETLSDDDTDTIHEA is encoded by the exons ATGCAAAGGGTCATGGCCAACGTTGACCTAGCACCTTATCGGCGAATTGTGCAAATATTCTGGGACCCGGAGCCCACCAACGATGTCGTTCACGATCAACCAGTCTGGTGTTTGGGACGCTCATATCGGCTCAACGGCAAGAAGAATACCAAGGCCGATGACCACCATCCACAGACACCTCCATCGGTACTGAAGGTTGAAGCAGAAATCCAAGAAGCTCACGACACAGTTCAACCGCCAAACCGACCAACAAATGCCCCCGACACACCTCCGGACTCCATATCGAGCAGcttctcttcatcactgGCATATGAAGCCCCGGTGGACGACGGGGGATGGCCAACTGGGTTCATAAGCGATTTTGAATCCAAGATATGGATGACGTACCGATCCGAGTTCGAGCCCATTGCCCGATCCACCAATCCACAAGCTACATCCGCATTTTCATTGTCCATGAGACTCAAGAGTCAACTCGGCGACCAAAGTCCGTTTTCTTCGGATAGTGGATGGGGATGTATGATTCGCTCAGGACAAAGTTTGCTCGCAAACGCCATAGCCATGGTCCGCCTAGGCAGAG ATTGGCGTCGGGGAGAATcagcagaagaagaatgTCGCCTACTTAAAGACTTCGCAGATGACCCTAGAGCTCCCTACTCGATCCATAGCTTCGTTCGACACGGCGCCAGTGCCTGTGGCAAATACCCTGGCGAGTGGTTTGGGCCATCAGCGACAGCCCGTTGTATACG AGCACTGACAAACTCCCATGAGTCCTCAATCAGAGTATACTCAACTGGTGACGGACCCGATGTGTACGAGGACGAATTTATGAAAATTGCGAAGCCGCCAGGCGAAGACTTCCATCCCACGCTTGTGTTAGTAGGAACTCGGCTAGGAATCGACAAAATTACACCCGTGTATTGGGAAGCTCTTATCGCAGCTTTGCAGATGCCGCAATCTGTAGGAATTGCAGGGCAAGTACTATCAACACA TGGTCGTCCCTCATCATCCCATTACTTTATAGGCGCGCAAGGATCCTTCCTTTTTTACCTTGATCCTCATCATACAAGACCAGCCCTTCCATATCACGAAGACCCCGCCGAATACACCAGTGAGGAAATCGCATCATGTCATACCTCTCGGCTGCGCCGTATCCATGTCCGTGAGATGGATCCCAGCATGCTGATCGGTTTCTTGATCCAAAACGAGGCTGATTGGCAAGAACTGAAGCGAAATGTCAAGCATGTGCAAGGCAAATCAATCATTCATATAACAGACCGGAAAGCAGTCCTCGGAGGCTCAAGCGAGGGCCGACAAAGCGCgattgatgaagttgaaacGTTGAGCGATGATGATACGGATACCATTCATGAAGCATAG
- a CDS encoding hypothetical protein (BUSCO:35927at5125), whose amino-acid sequence MGAQQSSENSNAEGSTPVAKTCYYELLNVERSATDEEIKRAYRRKALELHPDRNYNDVENATRRFAEVQTAYEILSDPQERAWYDSHRDAILSGRDADEDGGNPTTFRNVRLTSAEEIMGLIRKFNAAVSFDDEPTGFYGICRETFEHLALEEEVAADNDNLNVRDYPTFGSSDDDYEDVVKPFYNAWAGFSTVKSFGWKDKYRLSDAPDRRVRRLMEKENKKMRDDAIREFNDAVNFLVGFVRKRDPRYLPNSQTHDERQASLRNAAAAQAARSRAANQERMSTFEIPKWAQARSDDNGAEGGFSESEEESEVEILECVVCNKTFKSEKQLEAHEKSKKHTKAVQQLRRQMKREGTELQLDDVSPPSQETANQDDQEEDTTSGKYREMEEECSGGTIPIEQDVTSFNNESQEEIIAHSVDASDDTDYAPRDVVETRITNTSKYKPDDNTTNEDELSASVHKLSVDEPAQSKKVGKAKAKRAKKAAAAQTQQENSCGYCGESFTSRTKLFAHIRDEGHAALKPATGSSGKKKR is encoded by the exons ATGGGTGCCCAACAATCTTCCGAGAACTCAAATGCTGAGGGTTCTACTCCTGTTGCAAAGACATGTTACTACGAACTGCTAAACGTTGAGCGTTCAGCAACAGATGAAGA AATTAAGCGCGCTTACCGTCGAAAAGCTCTCGAGCTTCATCCTGATCGCAACTACAACGATGTTGAAAATGCCACACGCCGCTTTGCCGAAGTCCAAACCGCCTATGAGATCCTGTCTGACCCTCAGGAGAGAGCATGGTACGACTCACACCGAGACGCCATCCTCAGCGGAAGAGATGCCGACGAGGACGGCGGGAACCCCACTACCTTCCGAAATGTGCGACTTACATCGGCCGAGGAGATTATGGGCTTGATACGCAAGTTCAACGCTGCTGTATCTTTTGATGATGAACCAACGGGCTTCTATGGGATTTGTAGAGAAACGTTTGAACATTTGGCATTGGAGGAAGAGGTTGCTGCAGACAACGACAATCTCAACGTACGAGACTACCCGACTTTTGGTTCCTCCGACGATGACTACGAGGATGTGGTCAAGCCTTTCTACAACGCATGGGCTGGTTTCTCAACAGTCAAGTCATTCGGTTGGAAAGACAAGTACCGTCTTTCTGATGCCCCTGATCGCCGCGTACGCCGTTTGATGGAAaaggagaacaagaagatGCGCGATGACGCTATACGAGAATTCAACGATGCTGTCAACTTCTTGGTGGGCTTTGTGCGCAAAAGAGACCCTAGATACCTACCAAACTCTCAGACTCATGACGAGCGCCAAGCTTCGTTGCGCaacgctgctgctgctcaggCTGCTCGGTCGCGCGCAGCGAACCAAGAGCGCATGTCTACCTTTGAGATCCCTAAATGGGCGCAGGCCAGATCTGACGATAATGGAGCGGAGGGTGGTTTCTCGGAGTCTGAGGAGGAGTCCGAGGTCGAAATTTTGGAATGTGTCGTGTGCAACAAGACTTTTAAGAGCGAGAAACAGCTTGAGGCACAcgagaagagcaagaaaCACACCAAGGCAGTTCAGCAATTACGGCGACAGATGAAGCGCGAAGGTACTGAGTTgcagcttgacgatgtaTCACCTCCAAGTCAGGAGACCGCCAACCAGGACGATCAGGAAGAAGATACAACGTCCGGAAAGTACAGGGAGATGGAGGAGGAGTGCTCGGGTGGCACAATTCCCATTGAACAAGATGTGACTTCTTTCAACAACGAATCGCAGGAGGAGATAATTGCACATTCCGTGGATGCTTCGGATGACACTGATTATGCACCAAGAGACGTTGTCGAAACGAGAATAACGAACACCAGCAAATACAAACCCGATGACAACACGACCAATGAAGATGAACTGTCTGCATCTGTGCATAAGCTATCTGTCGACGAGCCTGCACAAAGCAAAAAAGTTGGAAAGGCGAAAGCAAAGCGTGCCAAGAAGGCTGCAGCTGCACAAACACAGCAGGAAAATTCA TGTGGATATTGTGGGGAGTCGTTCACATCCAGAACAAAGCTGTTCGCGCATATCCGTGACGAGGGACACGCCGCACTAAAACCAGCGACGGGGAGCAgcgggaagaagaagcgataA
- a CDS encoding hypothetical protein (BUSCO:33298at5125), with translation MKFGHDFKETLRAQDFPAHWVDHAIPYSQLKKCLKKVARELHELGLDPETLRELLNPDATSPVALKYKLNDGTDSHLRPKLTVQVHLQDGVPIDASLAPNSRDFLNKIAINLPQNQWSHTGHTAHAQTADADKDATSPDTVAETAVAPSTETIDALAEEASETLAITLADEKANVVEKVATDAEQHKTSIATPNDVSNEITPISSPGNATTGIYEIIEVPLTFDAEFFEMLQSDVNYLDALQTEEEKTMTLEIVALGKEVEQVVKPKRFSKTDLARWRQIFELYLDAEIFFATHEQDHGQRTSQKAVKQLQWFQDQVTKQNLVHDFKLPESKAAFARFINLNASLLKNMQFQELNKTAVTKILKKFDKRTALGVARKFPIVVHSDKLLAGTIARDVCAQMSQELVSKVPQLNDYLCPVCFSVAYMPVRLDCQHVFCIRCVIKIQRRKEKHCPLCRADVVLKASAMNLDYELQKYMKKYFAKEVKEKERANEIERGIEDYGPGYVHQECCIM, from the exons ATGAAGTTTGGTCACGATTTTAAGGAAACTCTTCGAGCCCAAG ATTTTCCTGCCCATTGGGTTGATCATGCAATTCCCTATAGTCAACTTAAGAAATGTCTCAAGAAAGTCGCCCGTGAGCTGCATGAGCTTGGACTTGATCCTGAGACGTTGCGCGAACTTCTGAATCCCGACGCAACGTCTCCTGTGGCCTTGAAGTATAAGCTCAACG ACGGTACCGATTCTCATCTGCGCCCAAAGCTTACCGTCCAGGTCCATCTGCAGGATGGTGTCCCCATCGATGCTTCGCTTGCACCAAACTCGCGcgactttcttaataagattgcCATCAATTTGCCCCAAAACCAGTGGTCGCACACGGGACATACTGCCCATGCGCAAACTGCCGACGCTGACAAGGACGCCACATCACCCGACACCGTTGCTGAGACTGCCGTTGCACCCTCCACCGAAACAATCGATGCGCTCGCCGAAGAAGCTAGCGAGACGCTTGCCATCACCCTGGCCGACGAGAAGGCCAACGTCGTCGAAAAAGTAGCAACCGATGCTGAGCAGCACAAAACTTCCATAGCGACTCCAAACGATGTCTCCAACGAAATCACGCCCATTTCATCCCCGGGCAATGCTACCACGGGAATCTACGAAATCATCGAAGTTCCTCTCACTTTTGACGCCGAGTTTTTCGAAATGCTTCAGAGCGATGTGAACTATCTGGACGCTCTACAaacagaggaagagaagaccaTGACCTTGGAGATTGTTGCACTCGGAAAGGAAGTTGAACAAGTGGTAAAGCCGAAACGTTTCTCCAAGACCGACCTGGCGCGCTGGCGACAAATCTTTGAGCTTTACCTGGACGCCGAAATTTTCTTCGCTACTCACGAGCAAGACCACGGACAACGGACAAGCCAAAAGGCCGTGAAGCAGCTGCAATGGTTTCAGGACCAGGTGACCAAGCAGAATCTGGTCCATGACTTCAAGCTTCCCGAGAGCAAGGCGGCCTTCGCCCGTTTCATCAACTTGAACGCGTCTCTTCTCAAAAACATGCAATTCCAAGAACTCAACAAGACAGCTGTTACCAAAATTCTCAAGA AATTCGACAAACGGACAGCATTGGGTGTCGCGAGGAAATTTCCTATCGTTGTTCACTCCGACAAGCTTCTGGCAGGCACTATCGCTCGGGACGTATGCGCACAAATGTCGCAAGAGCTTGTCTCCAAAGTTCCTCAGCTCAACGATTACCTTTGCCCAGTCTGTTTTTCGGTGGCATATATGCCGGTCCGCCTAGACTGCCAGCACGTTTTTTGCATTCGCTGCGTCATCAAGATCCAGCGTCGGAAGGAAAAGCATTGCCCGCTGTGTAGAGCAGACGTCGTTTTGAAGGCTTCTGCCATGAACCTTGACTACGAACTCCAAAAGTACATGAAGAAGTATTTTGCAAAAGaagtaaaagagaaagagagggcaAATGAGATTGAGCGTGGAATTGAGGATTACGGACCTGGCTATGTCCACCAGGAATGTTGCATAATGTGA